A stretch of the Zeugodacus cucurbitae isolate PBARC_wt_2022May chromosome 6, idZeuCucr1.2, whole genome shotgun sequence genome encodes the following:
- the LOC105210342 gene encoding serine/threonine-protein kinase 10 isoform X3: protein MSFINNLKKVFHLGGGEAKKKRLYNNIKMDTDPAEFWEMVGELGDGAFGKVYKAQHKEQKRFAAAKLCTLEDEENLSDHMVEIDILSEIKHPNIVELYEAFSIEDKLWMLIEYCDGGALDSIMVELEKPLTEPQIAYVCRHMTEGLTFLHKNKVIHRDLKAGNVLLTMEGGVKLADFGVSAKNKHTLQKHDTFIGTPYWMAPELVLCETFRDNPYDLKVDIWSLGITLIELAQMEPPNSEMSPMRVLLKIQKSDPPTLDQPSKWSKEFVDFLKKALVKDPQQRPATDILLQHKFINCELDAKPIKDLLLEYKAEVVEEVVDDDAEEPRNSALRLDLDDDSASLQSQDIDKLPGTPTSVSMDSKEPNQTNSIPQSKLSQPQGGAAENASPVLQKSLENNSITTSSKVAKEDEQPIISVNNAPKENDTSKTPTTAGVVNKQAVVAVNETADNSLPEKGVDADRKITKKEKGKAPPPPSAAKTTEAPTPPAAATANARTEAEKRSNEERAPAPLAPITVPVELTKNVEIDVQTPLATQHFGGNEPQEQQAQVPTPPSPPSPTTSSAAVSVNSATSSVKSGAMLSSSTSLITINSEASPTSTPTRAFNNNNQAQQQQQQQNVVHPNSLEAGVSQIRVVTSTHPPVIIDNTVLPVAPSATQSEVIIVSNDLNKSTHVPESSTDDDFTSFDDSLADSPLSPRQSSMIVAVCEKSAEETDRADINAESNQSQIGKGSSRARKLDESEVLIVSPSYVDDDSAYNTATGSHEHSEHLMDTSHVSVVTVGDEIKVKDSSHLSADQYDTTLGSNNDNNNLNNQRAPFIKNHSNNNHQNGQIISGGGGTPTEDVNIIINRNTPQDIGVGGKRPSPDNSVGSMDSRTLSDSGSLRSSGGGVVRRAVGLNIATVDQSDVESIGTTTSHDSRNEADTPIMGTKIPEDEEVVIRRKQGAPKVVAPNGPTKEEIELRNLRKKTRKRTRKFEIDGVQVTTTTSRVIYGDEEAGRLYDDHVFRKQELRELKMLQKQEKKQQNDLQLKEQIAREQQDRRFEQERISLEKTYEADMDTLARQQKQLIERTEQAQESELRTSSKRIRSDQEQELKIFRENLKQEIRLLKQEVDLLPKDKRKDEFKQRRSAMELDHEEKERAFLDSLKERHELLLRRLSEKHRDHLATINRNFLQQKQNAMRTREALLWELEEKQLHERHQLSKRHVKELCFMQRHQMIVRHEKELDQVKKMLQRKEEDMIKKQALEKRALPKRIRAERKARDLMFRESLRISTNLDPEVERERLKKFQEQEKKRYTLEERRFEIKHQKQLEELRATREGAIRELEQLQNEKRKALVEHEHTKLTDIDERLKAELREWKEQLVPRKQRLEETFAQQLDEMESLYGGALVVSMPSDTLQRDHFTGSTRSSLSSYSEG, encoded by the exons ATGTCGTTCATAAATAATCTTAAGAAAGTATTCCACCTTGGTGGTGGAGAGGCGAAAAAGAAACGCCTTTATAATAACATCAAAATGGACACAGATCCGGCGGAGTTTTGGGAAATGGTAGGCGAGTTGGGTGATGGCGCATTCGGCAAGGTATATAAGGCGCAACACAAAGAGCAAAAACGCTTTGCTGCGGCTAAGCTGTGCACATTAGAGGATGAAGAGAATCTAAGTGATCATATGGTTGAAATAGATATTTTGTCCGAGATAAAACATCCAAATATTGTGGAGTTGTATGAAGCGTTCTCAATAGAGGATAAGCTATGG atgTTAATTGAATATTGCGATGGCGGTGCACTTGACAGCATAATGGTGGAGTTGGAGAAACCACTCACCGAACCACAAATAGCCTACGTTTGCCGACACATGACTGAAGGTTTGACCTTTCTACACAAAAATAAAGTGATCCATCGCGATTTAAAAGCTGGCAATGTATTACTCACCATGGAAGGCGGTGTAAAATTAG CTGATTTTGGCGTGTCGGCTAAAAATAAACATACTTTACAGAAGCACGACACATTCATAGGCACACCCTATTGGATGGCGCCTGAACTAGTGCTGTGCGAAACATTTCGCGATAATCCTTACGACTTAAAAGTGGATATCTGGTCACTGGGCATAACATTAATCGAGTTAGCGCAAATGGAACCACCAAATAGTGAAATGTCACCGATGcgtgttttattgaaaatacaaaaaagcgaTCCACCAACACTGGATCAGCCATCAAAGTGGAGTAAGGAATTCGTTGACTTTCTAAAGAAAGCTTTGGTCAAA GATCCACAACAACGTCCAGCCACAgatattttattacaacataaattcataaattgtgAACTAGACGCTAAACCCATAAAAGACTTATTATTAGAATATAAAGCGGAAGTTGTTGAAGAAGTTGTCGATGATGATGCTGAG GAACCCCGCAACTCGGCGCTCCGGCTCGACCTGGACGATGACTCTGCCTCTTTGCAGAGCCAAGATATTGACAAAC TTCCAGGTACCCCAACATCAGTATCTATGGACTCTAAAGAACCAAATCAAACAAATAGTATACCACAAAGTAAACTATCACAACCACAAGGCGGAGCTGCAGAGAATGCTTCACCTGTTTTGCAAAAAAGTCTTGAGAATAATAGTATAACAACATCTTCGAAGGTAGCCAAAGAGGATGAACAACCAATAATTAGCGTTAATAATGCGCCAAAAGAGAATGACACGAGTAAAACGCCTACAACTGCTGGAGTGGTCAATAAGCAAGCAGTTGTTGCTGTCAACGAAACTGCTGATAATAGTCTTCCAGAGAAAGGCGTTGACGCCGATAGGAAG ATCACCAAAAAAGAGAAGGGTAAAGCGCCACCACCACCGTCGGCTGCCAAGACAACCGAAGCACCGACACCACCCGCTGCAGCCACTGCAAATGCACGTACCGAGGCGGAGAAGCGTAGCAACGAAGAACGTGCACCGGCACCGCTAGCGCCCATAACGGTGCCCGTCGAGCTGACCAAAAATGTGGAAATCGATGTACAAACACCGCTTGCCACACAACACTTTGGCGGCAATGAGCCGCAAGAACAACAAGCGCAAGTGCCAACACCACCATCACCGCCATCGCCGACCACATCGTCAGCAGCGGTCTCGGTGAATTCTGCTACGTCGTCGGTGAAGAGTGGCGCTATGCTCAGCTCGAGCACTTCGCTTATCACCATCAATAGTGAGGCTTCACCAACCAGCACGCCAACTCGTgcattcaataataataatcaggcacaacaacaacaacaacaacaaaatgtagtTCATCCCAATAGCTTGGAAGCGGGTGTCAGTCAAATACGAGTAGTGACCAGCACGCATCCACCGGTCATAATTGACAATACGGTGTTGCCTGTTGCTCCCTCAGCCACGCAAAGTGAAGTGATCATCGTTTCGAATGATTTGAATAAGAGCACACATGTGCCGGAATCTTCGACGGATGACGACTTCACTTCGTTCGATGACAGTCTGGCCGATTCACCGCTCTCACCCCGTCAGTCATCCATGATAGTGGCCGTTTGTGAGAAGAGCGCCGAAGAAACGGATAGGGCGGACATAAATGCCGAAAGCAATCAATCCCAAATCGGTAAGGGTTCATCGCGTGCGCGCAAATTAGACGAAAGTGAGGTGCTAATTGTTAGCCCATCTTATGTTGACGATGACTCGGCGTACAATACCGCTACGGGCAGTCACGAACACAGCGAACATCTAATGGATACGAGTCACGTGTCTGTGGTGACTGTCGGCGATGAGATCAAGGTCAAGGATAGTAGTCATCTAAGTGCCGATCAATATGATACGACACTCGgtagcaacaacgacaacaacaatctaAATAATCAACGAGCACCATTCATAAAgaatcacagcaacaacaaccaccaaaATGGCCAAATTatcagcggcggcggcggcacacCAACAGAagatgtaaatattattataaatcgaAATACGCCACAAGACATTGGTGTCGGCGGCAAACGCCCATCACCGGATAATAGCGTCGGCTCTATGGATTCGCGTACATTAAGCGATAGCGGTTCGCTGCGCTCAAGCGGCGGCGGTGTTGTACGACGCGCTGTCGGCCTGAACATCGCAACGGTTGATCAGAGTGACGTTGAGAGTATCGGCACCACAACTAGTCATGATAGTCGTAACGAGGCGGATACACCCATAATGGGCACGAAGATACCCGAAGATGAGGAAGTGGTTATACGACGAAAACAGGGTGCGCCGAAGGTCGTGGCACCCAATGGGCCGACTAAAGAGGAAATCGAATTACGTAATTTACGTAAGAAGACGCGAAAACGTACGCGAAAATTCGAAATCGATGGTGTACAAGTGACAACCACCACAAGTCGTGTCATTTACGGTGACGAGGAGGCCGGCAGACTCTACGATGATCATGTGTTCCGCAAGCAAGAGTTGCGCGAattgaaaatgttgcaaaagCAAGAGAAGAAACAACAAAACGATTTGCAATTGAAGGAGCAAATAGCGCGCGAACAACAGGATCGTCGTTTCGAACAGGAACGCATTTCGCTGGAGAAGACCTACGAAGCAGATATGGATACATTGGCAAGACAACAGAAACAGTTGATTGAGCGCACGGAACAGGCACAGGAGAGTGAG TTGCGCACCTCATCGAAACGCATACGCTCCGATCAAGAGCAGGAATTGAAAATATTCCGTGAGAATTTGAAACAAGAAATCCGTTTGCTGAAACAAGAAGTCGACTTGCTGCCCAAAGATAAACGTAAGGACGAGTTCAAGCAGCGTCGTTCCGCCATGGAGCTGGATCATGAGGAGAAGGAGCGTGCCTTCCTCGATTCGCTCAAAGAACGCCATGAATTACTATTGCGACGCTTAAGCGAAAAGCATCGCGATCATCTTGCCACCATCAATCGGAATTtcctacaacaaaagcaaaatgccATGCGTACACGCGAAGCGTTACTTTGGGAATTGGAAGAGAAGCAACTGCACGAACGCCATCAGCTGTCCAAGCGACATGTCAAGGAATTGTGTTTCATGCAACGTCACCAAATGATTGTGCgacacgaaaaggagctggaTCAGGTGAAGAAGATGTTGCAACGCAAAGAGGAGGATATGATTAAGAAGCAGGCGTTGGAGAAACGTGCGCTGCCCAAGCGTATACGCGCCGAACGTAAGGCGCGTGATTTGATGTTCCGTGAGTCGTTGCGCATATCCACGAATCTGGATCCAGAGGTGGAGCGAGAACGGCTTAAGAAG ttCCAAGAGCAAGAGAAGAAACGATACACGTTAGAGGAACGCCGTTTTGAAATTAAACATCAGAAGCAGTTGGAGGAATTGCGTGCTACACGTGAGGGTGCGATAAG AGAACTCGAACAGCTGCAGAATGAGAAACGCAAAGCTTTGGTCGAACACGAACACACCAAACTAACGGATATCGATGAGCGACTAAAGGCTGAATTGCGTGAATGGAAGGAGCAATTAGTACCTAGAAAACAG cgGCTGGAGGAGACATTCGCACAGCAATTGGACGAAATGGAATCGTTGTATGGCGGCGCATTGGTCGTGTCCATGCCGTCAGACACCTTGCAGCGTGATCACTTTACCGGTTCCACGCGCAGTAGTCTGTCGTCCTACTCGGAGGGTTGA